One part of the Candidatus Zixiibacteriota bacterium genome encodes these proteins:
- a CDS encoding GTPase has protein sequence MPANLPPQYYELERVYKAERDPREKLRLAQELLAMMPKHKGTDKLQAELKTKISKLKKQIISGGVKSGAAKSASLDHIDKEGAGQVVLIGPPNSGKSSLVDALTNANPMIADYPYTTREPMAGMMLFETIQIQLVDTPPISPDMFEAWMLGIIRNADLICLVAGVGDDGFETRMQYVFDKLKERRVILIHTIPNPEDIDDPSLAYKRTIIAAHKIYDEGGEKRFSRFSELYPGFTVVGTSILDDETLERFKRTVFENLNIMRIYTKTIGHEPDFSDPIIVPLGSTVENAALMLHKDFAHKLQFAKIWGSGKYDGQRVQKSYVLQDKDIIEFHI, from the coding sequence ATGCCGGCCAATCTGCCGCCGCAATATTACGAACTGGAACGGGTCTATAAAGCCGAACGCGATCCCCGGGAAAAATTGCGCCTGGCCCAGGAGCTTCTGGCTATGATGCCCAAACATAAGGGCACCGATAAGCTTCAGGCCGAATTGAAAACCAAAATTTCCAAGCTCAAAAAACAAATAATTTCCGGCGGAGTCAAAAGCGGCGCCGCCAAATCGGCGTCTCTTGATCATATTGACAAAGAGGGCGCGGGTCAGGTTGTCCTGATTGGTCCTCCGAACTCCGGTAAATCCTCGCTGGTGGACGCCCTGACCAATGCCAATCCGATGATCGCCGATTACCCCTATACAACCCGGGAACCGATGGCCGGGATGATGCTGTTTGAGACTATTCAGATTCAACTGGTCGATACGCCTCCGATTTCCCCAGATATGTTTGAAGCCTGGATGCTTGGAATTATCCGTAACGCTGACTTGATTTGCCTCGTGGCCGGGGTTGGCGATGATGGCTTTGAAACGCGGATGCAATACGTGTTCGATAAGCTCAAAGAGCGACGGGTTATCCTGATTCATACCATTCCCAACCCGGAAGATATTGACGATCCCAGCCTGGCGTATAAACGAACGATTATCGCGGCCCATAAGATATATGACGAAGGGGGAGAGAAGCGTTTCAGCAGGTTCTCTGAGCTCTATCCCGGGTTTACCGTCGTCGGGACCTCGATTCTCGATGATGAAACGCTGGAGAGATTCAAAAGGACGGTGTTTGAGAATCTGAATATTATGCGCATTTATACCAAAACGATAGGACATGAGCCTGATTTCTCCGACCCCATTATCGTCCCTCTCGGTTCGACAGTCGAAAATGCGGCTTTGATGCTTCATAAAGATTTTGCCCACAAATTACAATTTGCCAAAATCTGGGGTTCCGGCAAATACGACGGCCAGCGTGTCCAGAAATCTTACGTCCTTCAGGACAAAGATATCATCGAGTTTCATATTTAG
- a CDS encoding PorV/PorQ family protein — protein MKKVVIQIAVLLILLGGTCQADDFSKVGSVGAQFLKIGVGSRYQGLGEASVAIVNDAYSLYWNPAGLAYIEGSSLTFTNVNWVTDINLNYIAFGTRIEDFGTLGISAALLSMGDMDVTTIDEPDGTGDMFSASSFALTIGYARFLTTRLTFGASFKYIYEKIYTETAGGIAFDFGTQLHTGYKTLRIGMNISNLGPDMEFSGPNLKAPIETQSPTSRNGEVAVDSYDIPLTFRLGLAYDLINDPDNILTMTVEAKHPNDLEQQASLGGEYNYQDQYFLRAGYKFNYSEQGLTLGGGLNAPIGKNSTLVADYAWSDFGRFDSVHRFSIGFKF, from the coding sequence ATGAAAAAGGTAGTCATACAAATCGCTGTCCTTTTAATTCTGCTGGGCGGCACGTGTCAGGCCGATGATTTTAGCAAAGTCGGATCGGTCGGCGCGCAATTTCTAAAAATTGGAGTCGGCTCCCGTTATCAGGGATTAGGTGAGGCATCCGTAGCAATCGTTAATGATGCTTATAGCCTTTACTGGAATCCGGCGGGTCTGGCTTACATTGAGGGTAGCAGCCTGACCTTCACCAATGTCAACTGGGTGACCGATATTAATCTCAATTACATTGCTTTTGGAACTCGGATTGAAGACTTCGGAACTCTGGGTATATCAGCGGCATTACTGTCAATGGGAGATATGGATGTTACGACTATTGATGAACCCGATGGCACAGGAGATATGTTCTCCGCTTCCAGCTTTGCTCTCACTATCGGTTATGCTCGATTTTTAACGACTCGCCTGACATTTGGAGCTTCATTCAAGTACATATATGAAAAAATTTATACCGAGACAGCCGGTGGAATTGCCTTTGACTTTGGTACTCAGCTTCATACTGGATATAAAACGTTGCGGATTGGAATGAACATCTCCAATCTGGGACCCGATATGGAATTTTCCGGACCAAATCTGAAAGCTCCGATTGAAACTCAATCGCCTACTTCCAGAAACGGTGAAGTCGCGGTAGATTCATACGACATCCCGTTGACATTCAGATTGGGTTTGGCTTACGATTTAATTAACGATCCCGATAATATTCTCACCATGACCGTCGAAGCAAAACACCCCAACGATTTAGAACAACAGGCTTCGCTGGGAGGTGAATACAATTATCAGGATCAGTATTTCCTGCGGGCAGGTTACAAATTCAATTACAGCGAGCAGGGTCTCACCCTGGGTGGCGGCCTCAATGCACCAATAGGCAAAAACAGTACGCTCGTTGCCGACTATGCCTGGTCTGATTTCGGCAGATTTGATTCTGTACACCGCTTCTCAATTGGTTTCAAATTCTAA
- a CDS encoding flagellin, producing the protein MTIRINDDRIGSGLAINIGKSYAGLNKTMEKLTSGLRINRASDDPAGLVISENLRSKIGSLNQEIENTTLAIRKYETADANIGELRSNLNELRAQAVGAANSGFNSQAMDDAYQATADNMTSTYNHIVDTASFNGSKIFGAGENSMADVSKLENIDFSTPEKVQQSIGQIDKALSELDAAQGQNGAHQKYGLEAHRSNLEVTVQNLQASESMIRDTDYLAEISNLLRDKITLKAGMALLAHSNVMSSSVLKLME; encoded by the coding sequence ATGACTATTAGAATTAACGATGACAGGATCGGTAGCGGACTGGCTATTAATATCGGAAAATCGTATGCTGGTTTGAACAAAACAATGGAGAAGTTGACTTCGGGTTTGCGCATCAATCGAGCTTCTGATGATCCGGCGGGACTTGTGATTTCCGAAAATTTGCGTTCCAAAATTGGGTCTTTAAATCAGGAAATCGAAAACACAACTCTGGCAATCAGGAAGTATGAAACGGCCGATGCCAATATCGGTGAATTGCGCAGTAATCTCAACGAATTAAGAGCTCAGGCGGTGGGAGCGGCTAATTCAGGGTTTAACTCGCAAGCGATGGATGACGCCTATCAAGCGACAGCCGACAATATGACATCGACATATAATCATATTGTTGATACCGCCAGTTTCAATGGCTCAAAAATCTTCGGAGCCGGAGAAAATTCAATGGCCGATGTTTCCAAATTGGAAAATATCGATTTTTCAACTCCGGAAAAAGTTCAGCAATCGATTGGCCAGATTGATAAGGCATTATCCGAGCTTGACGCGGCGCAAGGTCAAAACGGCGCGCATCAAAAATATGGATTGGAGGCTCACCGCTCGAATCTGGAAGTAACTGTACAGAACTTGCAGGCGTCGGAATCTATGATTCGTGACACCGATTATCTTGCCGAAATATCAAATCTGCTCCGGGACAAGATAACGCTAAAAGCCGGAATGGCGCTTTTGGCGCATTCCAATGTGATGAGCTCATCGGTCCTGAAATTGATGGAATAA
- the rpmB gene encoding 50S ribosomal protein L28, giving the protein MSKVCEICGKKPGVGNSVSHAQNRTKRRWNPNLQTVRAKVDGVPKKMKVCTSCLKAGKVTKNVKKKS; this is encoded by the coding sequence ATGTCGAAAGTTTGTGAAATATGTGGAAAGAAGCCGGGAGTCGGCAATTCGGTCTCTCATGCTCAGAATCGTACCAAACGGCGCTGGAACCCTAATCTCCAGACCGTGCGCGCCAAAGTTGACGGCGTTCCGAAAAAAATGAAAGTATGTACATCCTGTCTCAAGGCGGGAAAAGTAACCAAGAACGTTAAGAAGAAATCATAA
- a CDS encoding TonB-dependent receptor encodes MLALNKAARLIILLSFLILLCVSNALGSTTGKIAGIVANAETGEELKGATIRVQGTRIATMTDPDGEFYIINLPVGVYTLDISILGYESAIVQQVRVLMDLTTPVEINLNISPVDLNKSVTVYAKRPLIQRDKTSSGAIVTRDDIMVLADARNVSSIISNMSGAVVGGDNAIHVRGGRWGTLSYFFDGFSIQDPFYSTMGMRIVPDALEELSLTSGGLAPEYGEALAGVVNAITREGTDEFRGRLKIFDGASHRYDVYTGDFSGLERINNHSISLDLSGPIGNFGGRTATFFTALEYERDDGYLPHNRYKSYSGVGKIVAYPTDKTKLTFNGAYYTSNEQRYDHRDNNLMSYDFNLDGSGKYEDKSYLFGIKFDYNKSSNTVYSFKANKFRTERKLAPEHLFDLYWKDWPGYREDENGDYNGTIQDSNYVRSPEYYYWGYTTGDDFFPVYKERWSAYSGASFSLLSQLDKFHQLKFGWDLRHYELHWDSRQFFNAMPYGETYTAFPWIGAAYLQDKIELNDLIVNIGMRFDYLNSDAKYWNDPIEHDFKKNAKAKYQVSPRLGISHPVSENSVLHFNYGYLFQPPQGVIMYTNLKGELDSGFPLFGNPDLKAEKSIYYELGLAQLLNENIRMQVTTYYKDISNMVGAREVVDGINNYTVYTNSDYGSTKGVDLILETTNQKLFNWSLNYSYMIARGNASDPNDWYYNYYTIPNVDDRLEIPTREYPLAYDQRHSLSAVIDFRVPRFEKLRVLGKELPSAWGINLLARYGSGLAYTRTDKNGRPVGSLNDERLSSTIRFDSRFNKDFFLTDNNDSYLTLYVEVVNMFNRKNVRRVYTSTGKPDDDGYEVLNVLSATYEEEVLYHSLLERDPQNYEPPRQLRFGLEINF; translated from the coding sequence TTGTTGGCGTTAAACAAAGCGGCCAGGCTAATCATCCTGTTAAGTTTTCTTATCCTGCTATGCGTCTCTAACGCATTGGGGAGCACTACAGGGAAGATTGCCGGAATAGTTGCTAATGCAGAAACGGGGGAAGAATTAAAAGGGGCTACTATCCGAGTTCAGGGAACTCGGATAGCGACAATGACTGACCCGGATGGGGAGTTTTATATCATCAATCTGCCGGTTGGTGTTTATACGTTGGATATTTCGATACTCGGCTATGAATCCGCGATTGTCCAGCAAGTCAGAGTTCTAATGGATCTGACTACGCCGGTTGAAATTAATCTGAATATCAGTCCGGTTGATTTAAATAAGTCAGTGACTGTTTATGCCAAACGTCCACTAATACAGCGCGATAAAACTTCATCCGGGGCGATTGTCACTCGCGATGATATCATGGTTCTGGCCGACGCCAGAAACGTCAGCAGTATCATCTCAAATATGAGTGGGGCGGTTGTCGGCGGCGACAACGCAATTCATGTTCGAGGAGGACGCTGGGGAACCCTATCGTATTTCTTTGACGGATTCTCGATTCAGGATCCTTTTTACTCTACAATGGGAATGAGAATAGTCCCCGATGCCCTGGAAGAACTTTCCTTGACTTCAGGCGGCCTGGCCCCCGAATACGGGGAAGCCCTGGCGGGTGTGGTTAATGCCATTACTCGTGAAGGGACTGATGAATTTCGAGGGCGCCTAAAAATCTTTGACGGAGCTTCACACCGATACGATGTTTATACGGGTGATTTCAGTGGTTTGGAACGAATAAACAATCACAGCATCTCCCTTGATTTATCAGGACCTATTGGCAACTTTGGCGGGCGCACCGCGACATTTTTTACAGCCCTGGAATATGAACGCGACGACGGATATCTGCCTCATAATCGATACAAATCATATTCCGGCGTTGGCAAAATCGTCGCTTATCCAACCGACAAAACAAAATTGACTTTTAATGGCGCCTATTATACTTCAAATGAACAAAGGTACGATCACCGAGATAACAATCTCATGTCCTATGATTTCAATCTCGACGGTTCCGGTAAATACGAGGATAAATCATATCTGTTCGGGATTAAATTTGACTATAACAAATCAAGCAATACGGTGTACTCATTCAAAGCCAATAAATTCCGGACTGAACGCAAACTGGCTCCTGAACATCTCTTTGATCTATACTGGAAAGATTGGCCGGGATACCGCGAAGATGAAAACGGAGATTATAACGGCACTATTCAGGATTCAAACTACGTTCGTTCTCCGGAATACTATTACTGGGGTTACACCACCGGCGACGATTTTTTCCCGGTTTACAAGGAACGCTGGTCAGCCTATTCGGGTGCCAGTTTCTCGTTGCTGTCGCAACTTGATAAATTCCATCAATTGAAATTCGGCTGGGATTTGCGTCATTATGAACTCCATTGGGATAGTCGCCAGTTTTTCAATGCCATGCCTTACGGCGAAACATATACCGCATTTCCCTGGATCGGAGCCGCCTACCTTCAGGATAAAATCGAACTTAATGACTTGATTGTTAACATTGGCATGAGGTTTGATTATCTTAATTCCGATGCAAAATACTGGAACGACCCGATTGAACACGATTTCAAGAAGAACGCAAAAGCCAAATATCAAGTCTCACCACGACTGGGTATTTCACATCCGGTCAGCGAAAATTCGGTTCTCCATTTCAATTACGGCTACCTGTTCCAGCCTCCTCAGGGCGTGATAATGTACACCAACCTGAAAGGCGAACTGGATAGCGGATTTCCGCTTTTCGGTAATCCCGATTTAAAGGCTGAAAAAAGTATTTATTACGAACTGGGCTTGGCTCAATTATTAAATGAAAACATCAGAATGCAGGTGACAACTTACTATAAAGATATTAGCAATATGGTCGGCGCGCGGGAAGTCGTTGACGGCATAAATAATTATACCGTCTATACCAATTCCGATTACGGCTCAACTAAAGGGGTTGATCTAATTTTGGAGACAACCAATCAGAAATTATTTAATTGGTCTCTAAATTACTCCTACATGATCGCCCGTGGTAACGCTTCCGATCCTAATGATTGGTATTACAATTATTACACAATCCCCAATGTGGATGATAGACTCGAAATTCCAACTCGCGAATATCCGCTGGCGTATGATCAACGACACAGTCTGTCGGCTGTTATCGATTTCCGAGTTCCCAGATTTGAAAAACTGCGAGTATTGGGTAAAGAATTGCCGTCCGCCTGGGGAATTAATCTGCTGGCGCGTTATGGGTCAGGATTGGCTTATACAAGAACCGATAAAAACGGGCGACCGGTTGGATCACTCAACGATGAAAGACTTTCCTCAACCATCAGATTTGATTCCCGTTTTAATAAAGATTTCTTTCTGACCGACAACAATGACAGCTATTTGACCCTGTATGTCGAAGTCGTCAATATGTTCAACAGAAAAAACGTTCGACGAGTTTATACTTCAACTGGAAAACCGGATGACGATGGTTATGAAGTTCTGAATGTATTGAGTGCGACTTATGAGGAGGAAGTGCTTTATCATAGCCTTTTGGAAAGAGATCCCCAGAACTACGAGCCGCCGAGACAATTACGGTTTGGCTTGGAGATTAATTTTTAA
- a CDS encoding ABC transporter substrate-binding protein: MHLIVRGIKQFTVGPAALFVILILFLPGIYTDSISASKAKKIAIICIDDDPSTQRTIRGLKKPLDRSDFEILYKNAILTGEQSADATLMNEISSFDPDLLITIGSFATLMTSRFFPNKPIIFATVMNPAASGFISSMNRPGGNISGAALDVPPDIQFKYFQKVVGRIKTMGVIYSDETENLIRPAQIAAKQLGIELVALRIESEREIPRTLDSLCAVVDAFWTVADQKIFTQQSTQHIILQTLRHRIPLMGFSRALVEAGGLFTLDFDFKDIGRQTGETAVKVLEGKHPSKIPVSTPGAGVIYFKYNEKTAKLISLQIPEELLAIAKEVIK; this comes from the coding sequence ATGCATTTAATTGTCCGGGGAATAAAGCAATTTACCGTTGGACCGGCAGCTCTTTTTGTAATATTGATTCTTTTTTTGCCGGGGATTTACACAGATTCGATCTCTGCATCCAAGGCAAAAAAAATCGCCATTATCTGCATTGACGATGATCCTTCCACTCAAAGAACTATTAGAGGGTTAAAAAAACCTCTGGACCGTTCAGACTTTGAAATCTTATATAAAAACGCTATTCTTACTGGAGAACAATCCGCAGATGCGACATTAATGAATGAAATCAGTTCGTTTGATCCGGATCTATTAATTACCATCGGATCATTCGCGACTTTGATGACATCGAGATTTTTTCCCAATAAGCCCATTATATTCGCAACAGTTATGAATCCCGCGGCCTCGGGATTCATCTCATCTATGAATCGCCCTGGAGGGAATATAAGCGGCGCCGCTCTGGATGTTCCGCCCGATATACAATTCAAGTATTTCCAAAAAGTTGTCGGACGGATTAAAACGATGGGAGTTATTTACTCGGATGAAACCGAGAACTTGATACGTCCGGCACAGATTGCGGCCAAGCAACTGGGGATTGAGTTAGTGGCTTTAAGAATAGAATCAGAGCGGGAGATACCCAGAACTTTAGATTCATTGTGCGCTGTTGTTGATGCCTTTTGGACAGTTGCCGATCAAAAAATATTTACGCAACAATCTACACAGCATATTATTCTCCAGACGTTGCGTCATAGAATTCCGCTAATGGGATTTTCTCGGGCACTGGTTGAGGCGGGTGGTCTGTTTACATTAGATTTCGATTTTAAGGATATTGGGCGTCAAACGGGTGAAACAGCGGTTAAGGTATTGGAGGGAAAACATCCTTCAAAAATTCCGGTTTCAACACCGGGCGCAGGCGTAATATATTTCAAGTATAACGAAAAAACCGCCAAGTTAATCAGTCTTCAGATTCCTGAAGAATTGCTGGCGATTGCCAAGGAGGTCATAAAATGA